TATATGTCCAATCACCAGAGTTATATGGACATCCCGACGCTGTTTGCCTTTCTTCCATTCCAGTTCCGGATTTTCGCCAAGAAAGTGCTGTTTTACATTCCTTTTATGGGCTGGCATTTGTGGCGTGCCGGGAATATCCCCGTTGATCGTGGCAATCACTCCGCCACCTCGAAAGTGTTGAACCTGGGAGTTGAAAAGCTTCACTCGGGTGTTCCGATTGTGGTTTTTCCCGAAGGAACGCGTGGTACTGAACTGCGACGGGTCAAACGGTTCAAAGCCGGAGCGTTTAAAATCGCTCAAATGGCCAAAGTTCCAGTAGTTCCAATCACTATCGTCGGAACTGCCCACATTTTGCAGAAAGATTCACTTCTGTTTCGTCCCGGAACGGTTCACCTCTTTATTGATCCGCCAATTGAAACGG
This genomic stretch from Acidobacteriota bacterium harbors:
- a CDS encoding 1-acyl-sn-glycerol-3-phosphate acyltransferase, translating into MLPYLHSLIAIPLIYLYTMVMATISLTLSLHDPTGIRQHWCAQTWCKLIAWTVGMNVIIHGRENLDLSRPAVYMSNHQSYMDIPTLFAFLPFQFRIFAKKVLFYIPFMGWHLWRAGNIPVDRGNHSATSKVLNLGVEKLHSGVPIVVFPEGTRGTELRRVKRFKAGAFKIAQMAKVPVVPITIVGTAHILQKDSLLFRPGTVHLFIDPPIETADTDDQRLSDVVTQVQQVMNTNLERVYGQSSAGTAGSVPVSILR